From the Helianthus annuus cultivar XRQ/B chromosome 17, HanXRQr2.0-SUNRISE, whole genome shotgun sequence genome, the window ACGGTAACGGAATGTCGTCAGGTTTTTCCGATACGACGTCGGTTAATGGTTTGTTAGGGTTAGAGGATGAGGTTCCGGTACCGGAGAAGAAGGATGTGAGTGGTAAAGTTGTGGCTGGGAGAGGTTTGAGAGGGAATAATTCGGTCCAGGATGTTCAGTCGGTTCCGGATTCTCCGATGCTGGAAACGACGTCGTCGTTTGGTTCGGCGTCGTCTACGCCGTCGATGGTAAACGTGCCGCCGGTTACGGCGAGTGTTGATGATCAGGTGAATGTTAAATGTCATGAGGATGTGAATTTTGTGGCTGAACCGGTTCCAGTGGTGGTTATCGATGATCCGAATCCTAAACCAAAGCCATCTATGGATTCAGTTTCAAGGTACACgattaaattgtttgtttttttagttttatgtAATGCGTgataggtgtttgataaaatgcctgaGTGAAAATTAAGAATTTGTTTGAATTGCAGGTTTTTTTAACCTTTGTTTAATACGTgataggtgtttgataaaatgcatgagTGAAAAATTGAAAATGTGTTTTAATTGCAgtgttttatttagttttatgtAGTGTGTgataggtgtttgataaaatgcctgaGTGAAAAACCGAAAATGTGTTAGAATTACGTGTGTTTTTTAGTTTTATGTAATGCGTGacaggtgtttgataaaatgcctgaCTGAAAAACTGAAAATGCGTTAGAATTACGGGTTTTTTTAGTTTTATGTAAAGCGTTATAGGTGTTCGATAAAATGCCAACTGAAAACGTGTTTGAATTGCAGTGATGGTAGACCACCTGTGATATTTCAAGATCCAGCTGCACATGCTCAAGTTGCTACCAATAATGTTATTGATCAAAACACTAGAATTCAAATCCAACAAGTTAAAGATTCTTCGTATTTACTCTCAACTCCAGCTGCGCAGCCTGCGCGAGTTGATACACAAAATCATCAAATGCATCACCAACCTCAGTTTATTCATACTGCTGTTCCACCGCCACAATACCTCCAGCACCACCCATCGGGGATGGTTCCAATGGCGTCGTATTACCAGATGTACCCGTCACAAACTCAATATCATGCTCCACATCAGGCGCATGATCAACATAATTTGGTCTATTATATGCCGGCTAGACAGCCGCCACAAGGCTATAACTTGCCATTGCAGGCTGATGCCTCTCCTGCTGTTTCCGCACCTCCTAATAATCAAGTTCCACCGCCTTCTGGTTTGATCACCGCACCCCGGGTTGCCCAACCCGTCCCTAAAACTGAAGCACCCGCAGGCGTGTATAGAACCGCCGCAAATCCTGGTGCAGCGGCTCCTCAACTTGTGCAGGTTCCTTCTAGCCATCAACAGATGCAGCCTCAATTCGTTGGCTACTCTCATGCTCCTCAACCTTCTCAACTCGTTGCTTCTGGTGGCAGTGGTGGTAATTATGTATATGAATTTGCGGATCCTTCACAACAGGGACAACGTATGTACTATGCGGCTCAGCCTTTGCCACCCCAATCTGCCACTCAATATCAAAACATAGCCTCAACTTTGCCTGTTGAAGCTCAAGGTGGATCCCATATGAACCAGCAAGTGAGAACATCACAGCCTTGATTGACTGGTGAGTTCCATTTGAAAATTTTGCAGTGAagtgtctttttcttttattattattattcttattgttattattattttcatttcatttttgcATTGGTATGTGGTATGTATTTGTCATTGAAAATAAGAACATCTGgtaaaaatggttatttttttatttttttattttatattctAGTATATATGTGTATATGCTATAAGGGGACTATATGCTATAAGACACATTATTTTGTTTACACCATGATAATGACTCTCTGTCATGGTGAATGAAACATACCCAATTGCCCATTATGGTAATACATGCATTTGGGCACACTTAAAATGGTTTTACCATGATTTAGAATTTAGGCACCATTGAAATTTATTTTAGATCTTTTCAATGATTTAGATTATTTTTGAACAAAAATAATTTGGTGATTTTCTATATTTGAAAAAAGTGTGCAAAAGATCCAAAAGAAATTATGCACTTAAGACCgtgggtatggtggggcttgggttggaggcatgagttgacacgtggagttcgagcccCCCACCGGTTACTcacgtgtccgtggggtatggcggggcttgggttggggcgtggcttggcagtttattaaaaaaattacaaaaaattaaaaaaaatacacacaacataaaaaaaagcttaaaattttattaattacaaaataaaaaaacctaaaaaacgattacaaaataaaaaaaaacctaaaaattacaaaacaaaaaaaaaaaaaacctagagcgttaggTAAATTTCAAAAAGCGCGAGCTTGTCGAACGGCTTTCGCTCCTTGCCCCTAAACTcaatgttcgccaccgccacccggtcctcaTGGCTTAACTCACCGctcggaacggcttcgtagtagGCCTTGAAACAATCAAGCTTgagccgtagctcgcgccatttatgttggcacgcgtttaagTTGTGCCGGTCGTAtccgacgttatgtcggtagcTTGCAAAGGCTTCCGGCCAATATCGTGTTTGGCCGGGTTGTCTccccttcatagcgtcaacgacGCTTGTGACGAGAGCTAGCTCTTCTTCGTGGGTCCAAGAGGTCATCTTCTTCGGGTTGGGGTAGCGGGTTCGTGGGATCAAGTGGGTTTTGGTTGGGGTAGCGGTGGACAACGATTGTTTGGGTTGGGGTAGCCGGTGCGGTTGGggttatatatataggggatgttGATTGTTGGGGGTTGGGGTGACcgcttggcttggccaaacggttacaatttaaaattcaaacaccCCGCTTTGACATGGCCAACAAAGCGAATAGGAGGCCGCCACATCGGATCGCTAGCCCGCGCCACACCCGActtcaaacccaagccccaagggccacgccccaacccaagcccacccggggtggtggcttgggcgttttcccccaacccacgccccaacccaagccccataccccacaaTCTAAGACCGTGGGatatggtggggcgtgggttgggggcatggtgcgacacgtggagtatggggcacccaagaccaaaagccaatttcaaaggggtatggtggggcgtggctgGGGTGGCGTGGCTAGTGCTCTTGGCCAATGAGGTTCCGTCATGTCATGTgggtagccccgcccaacgctcGGTCTGAATCCCACGCCAAacgggccacgccgaaacccaaactCACCCGGGGTTGTGACtcgggcgtttgtacccaaccccgccccatacccTATAGTTTAAATACGAAAGTTCCAAAAGTTTGAAGGGACCTTGCAAGTTGTCAATTTGGTAAAAGGCAAAAATCTTCGGATCTCAACACGCTAAAGATCTTTGAATATTCTTTTTAATAATATCATATATCATATCTAATTATTACATGGGTCCATAATATTTTGAGAAGGGTATAGTCAATCAATCGACAAACTTTTAAGTAAGTATGGCCTGTTAATAAAACTGTTTCAGGCCCATTTATCATTACAAAACACATTAATTCCTTTTCATGCGTCTTTGATCTATTTACCAATTTTATCATGAGTTTTGAGTTCAATATTAAAAGACTATCAAATAAATTTTAGCCAATTGCTTCAGTTGAACAACTTTTGAAATGTTTATGCGCTTTTATTTCTGGTGTATTTTGTGTATACAATTTTTTCAACATGGACATAAATTTTAATTAACTTTCTAGAAAACAACTTATATATTACATGTTTGAAATGGatacaggggcggacccacatagaGAGGGTCGGGGTCCCTGAACCCCAAAGTTTTTAAAGAATGTAGTACAGCCGATATATTAGTTTTCTAACGGACCCCATAAAAATAATAAGATGGACCCATAATATCAAGTTGAAAGATAGTGTAGTGTTAATTCCTTGATTGCAAGTTCGAGTTTTGCAAGGTAGCCTTTAGTCTTTTTAAATCCAAATTATAAAGTTAGGGCTGCAGCAGTAGCCACACATTCAGGATTTGTTGTTTAAgtagtttatttttttatttttttatatatttttattccaATTAACAGGggaaattacataaggatagcaggtagacgggTAACAAACTGCGACGCCATCcccttctgaatagaaaaccctaatctgctaaaaacaaagcctcgcccctGAGGGGTTGAAAAGTTGCAatggaccacacgctgaactctagcTAAGAACCGAACCGCCTCCTGCGCCAAGGAGCCAaacgtgtcaaacgccagggggacaaaggcatgctgattatcctcacaagctttcgcatgtttttccaccttctttgactctgctttcagtaccgcttgccccgccacaaacccattttcccggaacccggctaggggggatacacctgtgagatcgacacaagcatgtttcccgcccTCCCAACCAAAAACTAGCACGTCAGTCGGGCGTAGGGTGGACCTCCCTTCCGCCGGGTCTGTAAGAAAATTAATCGGTGACTCTTTCTTTGCCGAGATCCCTGCTCGTCTGAAGATATCCATTAACGCGTCTCGAACAAAGTCATGGTGATACTTAAACCCCGGCAACTCTCTGCAGTGTAACgcatgctccccgtatttatccaGGCATGATTTACGGCAGACTGGGCAAGTTTCATTATTCGGGAACATGGGGATCAGTAGACGGTACTTAAGGATTGACCGGTACTCCACCGCTGACATACGTTGACCCAGACCTTCAACAGGAATAACAGTTAAGAAATCCTGAGCGTGAGGCCTCTGTAGGCATTCAATAACGACTTTCTGCGGGGGGACAAATGGAAATCTTCTCCCAAACTTTGTGCGATTCGACAACAAAgggcattcgccaaagttttctgtggctttttAGGGGCGGTGTCCCTGTTAAAGAAACCGCCGAGATCAAAGTCAGGGAGAGATTCTTGCAACCGTTCCAAGGCGCTGGCATAATCCGGGCCAGTGTTACCAACCCCACTGTTACGTAAGATGTGGTCCTGCAACTCCCAAGATTGAGACCTGGAAGCCACAAAGGCATAGCTAGCCACATCTCGGGCCGAGAGAAGGCCCAACCCACCAAGCCGCATCGGCAAGGTCGCGATCCGCCATTGGAGTTCACCAAAAAAAGGCCCCCCCACATATGACAATGTCTTCTATTGCCTCCCGAAGACCTTTATCAAAACGTGAAACAACATCATCCATAAAGGGGGGCTGGCAAGTTCGCAAACCAAATAGCAACTTTGCAACCCCCATACAAGATCTAAGCAAGGGAAGTTCGCTTTGAGGATCCCGCAACAAGGGAAGGTGTCCCATAATGTCAACCGCACTTGCCCTCTTAGCCGCTAATCCACTAATAAAACTGGCATCACGGCTGACTGCCCCTCCTAGCAGTTTGACACCTCTCTCCGGCCTCCCAATCTCACTGGGAAAAAGCCCTGTCCGGACCTTCACCCCGTTGCATGTCGGCCAAAATACCTCAGTTTTTCTAATATTAAGCCGTAGCCCTAAGGCTAGACCCTCCGAACCGATGATTTCAAGAGCTTTAGCAGGTAGTTTATTTGAATTCAGAAATCAAATTACCATGCAAACATTTGTGTGCTATGAATCTAAATTTTGAATTTGTGAGTAAGTTTGTTAAAACTTGAATTTTTTTTGTaagttttgtttttcattttaaaaGACATTGTACTTCTATTTTGTGTTTCCTAATGAGTAATcattatatatatttgttatgATATTGTATTTTATTATGTTCTTCCCGGCCTGACCCGAACGACGACCGATCCGAAAATTCTAACATATGGTTGTGAAAAATCTGAATACCAAAAAAGGTGGACCCCATTCGAAAAAAAATCCTAGGTCCGCCACTGATTGCATACACAACTTACTAATTGTGGAATTTTACTAGGTGCGGTTGTTGTATACATGTTATGATATGTAGCAAACACAATTTTCAATACAAACACAATATTTTTAACGCAAGCATAGCTTTAAATCAATCTGTTTGAAGACAATGTGTTAGATACAAGAAGTGCGAATATTTCGCGTGAATGAAAGGTTTTCGCTAACCCATGATTATTTCATCATAAGCTTCATTTAAAGTACAATATTCACTTTAATGTATAAGTGTTCTATTGAACTTGGTCCTTACGTATAAAACATTTGTTACATCAAATCCTCCTCTGTTATAGTCATCGCCAATAACCTTTTTATCTAGTTTGTAACCATGATGTTTTTCCACCCGCTCTTCTCTTACAAGTTACAAAGTCACTTTCTTTGGCATCAATGGTGTTGCAATTCGTAATCGTAATGTGcagttattttatttttcatgttatgCCACTTAGAAGCAAACCAGTCTTCTAATGTAAATGTTAAGAGCATGCTCTTCTTCTGTCCTACTTCATGGTTTATTACTTTCCAACAAAATGACAAGCTTAAATGCATTTCGTAGGCTTTTGGCAGAACCCTAATTTGGCCCACATAGTCAACTCATTGAGTGAGTAGTTAATTCAAATTTAGAGTCTTATATCCATAATGTAATTGTAATCTTTGAGCATTTAATAAAAGTCATCTAATTGCCACCCGTAAACATAGTTCACCTTGACCGAATCACGTTATATTCTCATGTTCTTTATTTTCAGCTATTGTGCGTGTTTGTTCGCTTCCACATTACCTCATAGGCCACTTTGATCCGATACTTAACACTTAGTGCATAAATGGTCACATCTTATGAAATTAACGTCTTGTCTTGATAACAATAAAATACATATATACGACACAACTATTAAACATAATTATTCATATGTTCAAATTTCACACTTCCCAACTAGCAAAAAGCATATGCAACAAATTAACCACAAATAACCGGATAGAAGCCTTCGATCGTTTCATAGTATGGTCGTGAAACAATCATACAAAAAGACATGCATTGGTAATCTCAGTATCATACCTGATTGTAAAATCATGTTTCATACCCGGCCTAATACTCGTCAGCTAATTACCTACTGGGTATCAAACATACTGTGGGCATCAGACATAACCATTAATTTGCTAAAAAGTGTCCATTGTTATTTTCAagaactttttttttcttttcatatggttttttatataactttattTATTAACAACTACAATAAATTAAAATATGATAAATTACATATCTATCATCACCACTCTAAGTCTACAATGTTTAAAATTATCTAAAATACGTAAATTATTAGCATACACCATATCACatataaaaagtttatttttcacGCAATAAAGCTATTAACGTGAAGTGTTACTAGACAATGGTTAAgggaaaatgaaaataaaaataaatttgcaGGTATGTGATTTCGGTATATAATTTGTGTAAATGAGTATGTGGTTTTGGTAGTCGTATCAGGGTATCTCCTAGTCAAATACCcgcaaaacatttgtttttcaatttcaTACCCGAATACCAGTCTTGGATGTTTTAGATGTTCTTTTCGGTctctgcttttttttttttaccatctCTAATGCCGGTACCCCTATAAATGCTCAATAGATGAGCTACACTAGATACTAATCAATCAATGCATAGTCCAATCATAGAGGAAGCCATACTAGAAAATAATCAAACTAAGAATAAGATCAATGAACAATCCGGTCGTAGATTGATCATGTCATTATCATGCCAGTCAAACAAATCAAACATCAATTGTTAAACTCATCCAACAACCTGTTATAACACATGTTTCTCATCACAAAAATAAATTAGTCTCTATCCAACAAGTATCCATCTATATATTGGGCAAATAAGATAGTTTGGATATATGTTTTCTTTAAGTTTTAACACATGATTTTATGACTTAACACCACGTGCAAaaccaatgatctctagatcaagtagTGGATTACTTATATTTGAGA encodes:
- the LOC110921200 gene encoding uncharacterized protein LOC110921200, giving the protein MEQTAAPPPLTTTTPAGISTTTTTHPTSVDSSPRSRTIDSWVEDTSPYPNPNNTTSTAAPATKLRLMCSSGGHIVPRPHDKSLCYVGGDTRIVVVDRHTTLSDLTNRLTKSVLRSTATTSFTIKYQLPNEDLDSLISVTTDEDLENMIDEYDRLNNINVTSSSRIRLFLFPVKPESVSSIGSVLESATKSEDWFLNMLNGNGNGNGMSSGFSDTTSVNGLLGLEDEVPVPEKKDVSGKVVAGRGLRGNNSVQDVQSVPDSPMLETTSSFGSASSTPSMVNVPPVTASVDDQVNVKCHEDVNFVAEPVPVVVIDDPNPKPKPSMDSVSSDGRPPVIFQDPAAHAQVATNNVIDQNTRIQIQQVKDSSYLLSTPAAQPARVDTQNHQMHHQPQFIHTAVPPPQYLQHHPSGMVPMASYYQMYPSQTQYHAPHQAHDQHNLVYYMPARQPPQGYNLPLQADASPAVSAPPNNQVPPPSGLITAPRVAQPVPKTEAPAGVYRTAANPGAAAPQLVQVPSSHQQMQPQFVGYSHAPQPSQLVASGGSGGNYVYEFADPSQQGQRMYYAAQPLPPQSATQYQNIASTLPVEAQGGSHMNQQVRTSQP